A segment of the Streptomyces sp. XD-27 genome:
CGGTGCGGATCAGCTCGGGCAGCCACGTGCCGACGTACTCCTCGCGCCGCGCCCTGACCGCCCGCAGGTGATTGAGGGCCTGCCGGGTCACCACGCGGACCAGGTAGGCGCGCGGATGCTCGACCGCGGCCGGATCGACCGCGCGCCACCGCAGGTAGCTCTCCTGCAGCACGTCCTCGGCGTCGGTGGCGCTGCCCAGCATCTCGTAGGCGATGGTGAACAGCAGCGGACGGTGCTCGGTGAATGCGTCCTCAGCCATGGCCGGCCCCTTTCCTCGGACGCCCATCGAGACACCGCGCACCGGCGAACCGTGACAGCCCGCGACCGTGATTCACTTCACAACGCCGTCAGCGCCGTCAGCGCCGGTCCCGCCGGCGCTGACGGCGGCGTCGCTCCAGGGCGGCGTCACTCCAAAGCAGAGTCGAGCGCCTGGGTGAGCCGGTGCAGCCGGGTCCGCAGGTCGGTCAGGTCACGCGGGTCCAGGCCGCTGGCGGCGATGACCTTGCGCGGCACGGCCTCGGCGTCCGCCCTGAGCGCCGCGCCCTCCGCGGTCAGCCGGACGTTCACCGAGCGCTCGTCATGGGCACTGCGCTCCCGCTGCACCAGTCCGGCCGCCTCCATGCGCTTGAGCAGCGGGGAGAGGGTCCCGGAGTCCAGCCGCAGATACTCGCCCAGCTGCTTGACCGGCATCTCGCCGTGCTCCCACAGCACGAGCATCGCCAGGTACTGCGGGTAGGTGAGCCGGGTCTCACGGAGGACCTGGCGGTACACGCCGCCGAAGGCACGCGAGGCGGCGTGCAGCGCGAAGCAGATCTGCAGGTCGAGGCGGAGCAGGTCCTGCTCCTCGGATACGGCCGGGTGGTGTGCCGGGTCGGTGGTGTCGGGGTGGCGTGCCATGCCCCAGCGTACCTTTTAATTGCGCACAACTGAGTTGTGCACTACCGTTCAGGGTGTCGCGTGACGGGCACGCAGCACGACACCCGTCGCGCACCACAAACCCGCAGCACACACGCATCACGCACCACAAAGGGGAATGACTTCATGGACGCGCTGTACACCGCGGTGGCGACGGCCAACGGCCGCGAGGGACGGGCCGTGAGCTCCGACGGCCAGCTGGACCTGCCGCTGGCCCCGCCGCCGGCCCTCGGCGGCAACGGCCAGGGCACCAACCCGGAACAGCTCTTCGCCGCCGGTTACGCCGCCTGCTTCGCCGGGGCACTCGGCGTCGTCGGCCGCCAGGCGAAGATCGACACCAAGGACGCGTCGGTCACCGCCGAGGTCGGCATCGGCAAGGACGAGTCCGGCTTCGGAATCACGGTGACGCTCCGCGTCGAGCTGCCGGAGTCCCTGCAGGGCGAGACCGGGCGCGCCCTGGTCGAGCAGGCCCACCAGGTGTGCCCGTACTCCAAGGCGACCCGCGGCAACATCCCGGTGGAGCTCGTCGTCGAGTAGCCGGACGGCCGGATCGCCTCCGCCCGCGACAGTCCCCGCCTCCGCCCCCGCAGGAGGCGGGGCTCGCGTGTCGGCGGCCTCGGGTCAGGTCAGCATGCCGTCGGCCGCGGGCGGTTCCTCGCGCGGCGGGCACGTTGAGCAGTACCCCGGTCCGCTCGCTCAGTGGCGGACCAGGCAGAAGGGGTGCCCCGCCGGGTCCGCGTAGACGCGCCAGGGCTGCTCATCGGCGCCGTCACCGCCATCGGCGCCGTCAGCACCCTCACCGCCGTCCAGTGGCGTCGCGCCCAAGGCCAGCACCTGCTCGTGCGCTCGATCCAGGTCCGGAACGCCGAAGTCGAGATGGAACTGCTGAGGGCGGGCCGGGTCCGGCCAGCGCGGTGGGCGGTAGTCCGCTGCCCGCTGGAAGGCCAGCACGAGGCCGGACGGCGCGTGCAGCGTGGCCCAGTCGTCGTCGAGGGACCACCGCCGATCCGGCTGGTTGACGGTGCCGCCGAGCAGCGACCCGTAGAACTCGGCGAGCCGCACCGGGTCGGGGCAGTCCAGCACCACGCACTGCAGTTCAGCGATCATGGCCAGATGGTAGAGCCGTCGGGGAGCCGTCGGTACGGGGCCGGGAGCCGGAGCCGGGTCACGCCGCGTCCAGGAACGACGCGGGCCGCACCGCGCCCGCGCCGAAGCGGGCCCGCGCGCGGTCGGCGGCGGCCTCGGCGCGGTGGGCCTTGTCGTCCTCCGGGTCGAACGTCAGCTGGTGCGCGGCGAGTCCGGCGTCCATGAGGCCCTCGGCCCGCAGCGCCACGGACCGTACCCGCGCCCGTTCCAGAGCGAGCCCCGCGTGCAGCGCGTACGCGGCGGCGGTCAGTGCCGGGGTGTGCGCGGTCGGTTCGGGGAGGGTCCGGGAGCGCGTGGTCGAGGAGCGGTCCGCGTAGCGGACGGTGAGGGTGAGGGTGCGGGCCACCTGGCCGCTCGTACGCAGCCGTACGCCGAGGCCGTCGGCGAGGGTGAGCAGCGCGCGGCGCCTGCGGCCGGGGTCCAGCTCGTCGTGGCCGAAGCGGTGTTCGGCGGCCATGGCGCGGGCGGAGGCGTTCGGGGTGACCGGCGCCGGGTCGGTCCCGTGCGCCCGCTCGTGGACCCGCCGCCCGGCCGCCGCGCCCAGGATGCGCTGGAGGGTGGCCAGCGGGGCCGCCGCGATCCGGTCGACGCTGTCCAGCCCGTACGCGCACAGGGCCCTGGCGGTCGCCGGTCCCACGCCGGGCAGCGCGGCCGCGGGCTTGTCCGCGAGGAAGGCGGCGACCGCCTCCGGAGTACCGGGAACGGTGCGGACCGCACCGGGCCCACCGCCCTCCTCCAGGTGCGCGACGGCGGCCATCCTGGCGAGCAGCGGGTTGGCGGCGACTCCCACGGTGCAGTCGACGCCGTACCGGGCCAGGGCCCGGACCCGTACGATTTCCGCCAGCCCGGCCGCGTCCCGGCCGAAGTAGCGCAGCGCGCCCCGGACATCGGCCAGCGCGGCGTCGG
Coding sequences within it:
- a CDS encoding MarR family winged helix-turn-helix transcriptional regulator yields the protein MARHPDTTDPAHHPAVSEEQDLLRLDLQICFALHAASRAFGGVYRQVLRETRLTYPQYLAMLVLWEHGEMPVKQLGEYLRLDSGTLSPLLKRMEAAGLVQRERSAHDERSVNVRLTAEGAALRADAEAVPRKVIAASGLDPRDLTDLRTRLHRLTQALDSALE
- a CDS encoding organic hydroperoxide resistance protein, with the translated sequence MDALYTAVATANGREGRAVSSDGQLDLPLAPPPALGGNGQGTNPEQLFAAGYAACFAGALGVVGRQAKIDTKDASVTAEVGIGKDESGFGITVTLRVELPESLQGETGRALVEQAHQVCPYSKATRGNIPVELVVE
- a CDS encoding VOC family protein; amino-acid sequence: MIAELQCVVLDCPDPVRLAEFYGSLLGGTVNQPDRRWSLDDDWATLHAPSGLVLAFQRAADYRPPRWPDPARPQQFHLDFGVPDLDRAHEQVLALGATPLDGGEGADGADGGDGADEQPWRVYADPAGHPFCLVRH
- a CDS encoding helix-hairpin-helix domain-containing protein; the encoded protein is MSQATGQATARGARRDEPGVLYVRFHSADGAEPGADIYEGLLGLLAELTPVVEALPPDAALADVRGALRYFGRDAAGLAEIVRVRALARYGVDCTVGVAANPLLARMAAVAHLEEGGGPGAVRTVPGTPEAVAAFLADKPAAALPGVGPATARALCAYGLDSVDRIAAAPLATLQRILGAAAGRRVHERAHGTDPAPVTPNASARAMAAEHRFGHDELDPGRRRRALLTLADGLGVRLRTSGQVARTLTLTVRYADRSSTTRSRTLPEPTAHTPALTAAAYALHAGLALERARVRSVALRAEGLMDAGLAAHQLTFDPEDDKAHRAEAAADRARARFGAGAVRPASFLDAA